In Candidatus Ozemobacteraceae bacterium, the sequence GCGCTCCCATATTCTCGGCCGCGTGACGGCTTTTCCGAGGTCGTGCGTCATGGCGAGGAGGAGCAGATCGTTCCGATCCTGTTCGGAAAGACTCCCGTCGGCCCGAATCGCCCGTACGAGGCGCAGCACGTGGGCTTTTTCGGAGTCCCCGAGGGCGTCAAACCGGCCACGCCAGTCGGGGGGAAGGATCTCACGCGCGGATGCGAGATCGGCGGGATCGACCACCGGCCACATCACCGATCCGAACTGCCCGCACCGGTATAGAAGCCGGCGAACGAAATTCACGATCATGCCGGTCATCACTCTTCTTCCGGTGCACCCTTTTTCGGCGACACGGTCGGGCCGGGCTTTCCGTACCGTTCGGGCCAGAGCTGGCGAAGCCGGTCCGCCGTCGATTTTTCCCGGCCGATCGGCTTGGGCTCGTAGTAGCACCGATCTTTGACTTCGTCGGGGAAATACTCTTCGTGCAGGAATCCGCCGGGATAATCGTGAGGATACCGATATTCCTTCCCGTAATTCAGTTCTTTCATGAGCCGTGTTGGGGCGTTGCGGATGTGGAGGGGAACGCCGGGTTCCCGCCCCGAATGAATCTCGTCCCTCACGCGCTTTTCGGCCATATAGAGGGCGTTACTTTTCGGCGCCGCCGCCAGGTAGACGGCAAGATGCGCCAGCGTCAGGTGCCCTTCGGGCGGGCCGATGTAATCGAACGCCTGCGCTGCCGACATGGCAAGCGTGAGAGCGAAGGGGTCGGCCATGCCGACGTCTTCGGAGGCGAAGCGAATCATACGTCGCAATATAAATCTTGCATCCTCGCCGCCGTCGAGCATGCGATAGAGCCAATACAGAGAGGCATCTGGATCGGACCCTCGCATCGACTTGTGGAGAGCGGAAATCAGGTTGTAGTGTTCCTCGCCTCCCTTGTCGTATCGAAGCGCCTTGTTCTGAAAGACGTCCGCCACGAGTCTGTCGTCGACATGCGGCGCCAGGGCCATCTCCTGTCGGGCGACCTCGCAGCAGGTTTCGAGGACGTTGAGGGCAATCCGGGCGTCTCCGGCCGACATCTCGGCGATGCGCTCGATCGCGGAGCCCTCGACGGTGGGTTTCGGTGGCCGCATCAGGTGTTCGTCGCGCTCGAGAGCGCTGTTCAAGAGCGTTCGCAGGTCCGCCGATGGGAGCGACTGGAGCGTCAGCACCTGGCAACGGGAAAGCAGTGCGGAAACGACCTCGAAACTGGGGTTTTCCGTCGTGGCTCCGATCAGAATCGTCGCGCCCGACTCCACGTGCGGCAGAAGGGCATCCTGCTGGGCTTTGTTGAACCGGTGGATTTCATCGATGAACAGGACGGTGCGCCGACCGTACCGGGTGCGCTGGATTCTCGCGTTTTCGAACGCCTCACGAAGCTCCTTGAGGCCGCAGGTGACGGCGGAAAGGGGGATGAACTCGGCATCGACCAGGCTCGCGATCACCCGCGCGAGCGTCGTTTTACCGCAACCGGGCGGCCCCCAGAAGATCATCGAGGGACATTTTCCGGCTTCGAGAAGCATCCGTATGGGCTTTCCCGGGTTCAGGAGGTGCTCCTGGCCCCGGATCTGATCCAGGTTTTCAGGCCGCACGCGGTCGGCAAGGGGCTGGAACGGCGTGCTTCCGACCGGCGGCGAAGCGGTATCGAACAGGTCAGGCATTGGAAAATTCTACCACGATCCGGACATCTTGCGCGCCAGAAGGCTTCTGTACAATTCATCCATGGTTTTCCCGAACTGCTCGTTCGAAACCCGGGCCGGAATCGACGCCCGGTGCGCTTCGGCAGACGAGCGCATCGGTTCGAGCGCGCCGAGGACGCTGCGCAGACCCGTGACGAGGGCATCCGGCTCCGTATCGAGAAGCCTCGCGCCGTCGATCCCGGAGACGAGTTCCGGAACGCCGCCGACCGCCGTCACGGCGAGCGGACAGCCTGTCGCTAGCGCTTCCATAAGGACGAGCGGGGCCCCTTCGTTTCTGGAAGGCAGAACCAGCAGGTCCAGGTCGGCATACACCCGTTCCACGGCATGGACGATTCCCGCCATGTGAACTCTGCCCTCGAGACGCAGTTCATGAATTCTCCGTGCGATGGCGGGCTCGAGCTCCCCCCCTCCCACGATCGCGAGATGCAGGGAGGGATCTTCGGAGGCAAGCATGTGAAAGGCTTCCAGGAGTCCAAGATGGTTTTTGATCGGAACCAGCCGTGCGACGACGCCCAAGAGGCGAGCCGACTCGGGAACGCCGATCTCGCGCCGCCACGCTCCCGTTTTTCGGGGCATTCCCAAAAACCGTGACAGATCGAGGCCCAGGGGAACGACCCGTATTTTGCAAGCTTTCACGCCTGGTAGATGCGCGAGGATTTCGGATCGCTGGCCCGGCGTGAGGGCGATGAGGAGGTCGGTGAAGCGTGCCAGCATCCGCTCAGCCAGGATGACGGCGCGACTTCCGGCCGGCGAAAAATACCCTTCGAACACGGTTCCGTGAAACGTATGGACGGTAAGGGGCACCCTGCAGGCGAGCGCGGCAATTCGGCCCAGCACGCCGACTTTCGCGGTATGGGTTTCGACGATGTCGGGGCGGAACGAACGGATCTCGGCGACGATCGAAGCGAAGGCGGCGGCGTCCTTCAGCGGATGGAGCTCGCGGGCGAGACTCGGGATGACGACGGGCTTGATGCCGGCTTTTTCGGCCAGGGGAATCATGCTTCCCTCGATTTCCGGCGGCGAGCCGACGATGAGACGCGACTCGAACCCGCGCCGATCGAGCAGTTGCGTCAGATTGATGACCTGGATGGAAGGACCGCCGACGTTCATGCGGCTGAGCAGCCGCAACACGCGGATCGGTCGCTTCCTCGGTCCGTTCATTCCCGAAGGTGTTCCCGGTACCACTCGACCGTGCGGCGCAGCCCCTCGGCGAAACTTATCTGCGGAGCGAAGCCCAATACACCGTTCGCTATAGAAATATCGGCCGACGAGTCGCGAACATCGCCGGGCTGCGGCGGGGCCATGATCGGCATCATCGCGGTTCCGAGAACCTCGTTGAGGGTGGCGATCAGCTGGAGCAGGTCGATCCGGCCGCCCGCGGCCACGTTGACGATCCTGCCCGGCGCGTCGGCGGCATCCGCGGCCAGGATGTTCGCGCGCGCGATCTCGCCGACGTAGATGAAGTCGCGCGTCTGCTTCCCGTCGCCGAAAACCGTCGGCGCAAGGCCCTGGAGCATGCGAGTGATGAATTTCGGGATGACGGCCGCGTACTCCGACTTCGGGTCCTGGCGGGGGCCGAAGACGTTGAAATACCGCAAAGCGACGGTCTCGAGGCCGTACAAGCGGTGGAACAGCCGCAGGTAATACTCGACCGTGAGCTTGTGAAGGCCGTACGGGCTGATCGGACACGGCTTCATCGTCTCCCGCTTCGGCTGCTCGGGGTCGTCGCCGTAGATCGCCGAACTGCTCGCGAACACGACCCGGCGGACACCCGCGTCGCGGGCGGCGACGAGCAGCTTCAGGCTGCCGTTCACGTTCACGTCGTGCGTCCGCTCCGGCTCTGCGACGGAGCGCGGAACCGAGGCGATCGCAGCCTGATGGAACACCGTATCGACGCCGTCGACGGCTTTGCGACAGTCAGCGTCACTGCATATACTACCTTCTATAAATTCGATGCGGTCAAGCCACGGCGCCAGGTTCTCCCGCTTCCCGCTGGAGAGGTCGTCGAGCACGCGCACGGCGATGCCGCGATCGAGCAGGCAACTCACGATATGCGAGCCGATGAAGCCCGCACCGCCGGTGACGAGGGCAGTCCGCATCTCTGATCCTCCGCGTTGTCTCGCCGGCCCGGGCCGGACGGAATGTGACACATCTTGCCACAACCCCCGCCCCAAGGCAAGCGATCCGCACGGAGATCATCTCTGCCGGTTCATCCATAACCATCGGCTTCATCAGCGTCATCTGCGGACAGGTTCTCGCATCACAGTTTTCCCTGAGAACCTGCACGGAAGACTCTTTTACCTGTGATATACTTCCAAAAAAACGTGCGGAGGGAACGAGCATGCATCGAAAACCGGTCTATCGTCATCCGGGCTTCCGAAAGGTCGCCGAGCATTATTACGCCGAGCTGCTGCGGCGGAATCCGATCGCCGCCACGACGCTCGGAGAGCACGAATACGACGGTCTTCTCCCCGAAACCGGCGCCGAAGCGGTCGACCGCGAGATCGCCGGGCTGCGGGAGATGCGCGATGCGTTTCAGAGCCTGCCGGAGCGGGAACTGAGCCTCGACGAGCGGCTCGACCGGGAACTGGCCCTGCACATGGCGGGCATCCAGCTGTTCATGCTCGAGGACGTGCGCCGGTGGCGGCTCGGCAGCGATCTCGCCATGATGATCGGCGATTCGCTGTTCATGCTGTTCGTGCGCGACTTCGCCCCGCTCAACGTCCGGGTGGAATCGATGATCTCGCGACTGCGCGCCGTGCCGGCCTATCTCATGAGCGGCAGGTCGCTGTTCCAGCATGTTCCGCCGCTCTGGGGGCGAATCTTCATCGAGTCGGCCGAGCGCCTGCCCGATCTGCTCGCGACGATCGAAGGCGGCCTGGCCGGACATCTTCCTCCGCCCGTCATGCAGAGTTTCGTTCACGCCGCGAACGAGGCCCGGCGCGCGATCGCCGAGCACGCGCACTGGCTCAAACACGCGATCCTGCCCGACGCCGCCGGCGACTGGGCCATGGAAAAAGGCCCGTTCCAGGCGCTGCTCGGCGCCCGCCGGCTGGGCATGAACGCCGGCGAACTGCTCGACCTGGGCGAGCACTGCCTGCAGCAGGCCAAGCAGCACATCGATCTGCACGCTCGGGCCATCACGGGCTCTCAACACGGCACCGCCGCCGGCAGGCGCGAGGCCGCCCTCAAGCAGGTTCGGGCGCACGCTCCGACCTCGTTCGAAGCCGCGCTCGCGGCCTATCGAGATGCGGTTGCGCGCAGCCGGGCGTGGGTCGAGATGACGGGCTTTGCAACGATGCCCGAGGGAGAACGCCTCGAAATCGTCGAAACACCTTCCTACATGGCGCACCTGATCCCGTTCGCGGCCTATATGCCGCCCGAGCGGACCGCCCGGCCGCAGAAGGGCATCTACCTCGTCACGCGTCACACGGGAACCCAGGCGGGCCACAATTACGCCGACATCGCCAACACCTCGATTCACGAGGGATATCCGGGACACCATATGCAGCTTTCCGGGCAGAACCTCCACCCGGGCCTCTGGCGCGGGCTCGCAGACAGCATCGAATTGATGGAAGGCTGGGCACACTACTGCGAGGAAGCGGTTCTCGCGAGCGGCCTCGAGGCCACGAGCGCGAACCGCCTCGTCCAGAGCCGCGATGCGGCATGGCGGTCGGCACGCATTCTCATCGACATCAACCTGCATCAGAAAACCTGGACCTACGACCAGGGCCTGACCTTCCTGATGGAACACGCCGCCATGGACCAGGCCTCCGCCGAAGCCGAGATGCGCCGCTACACCCAGACGCCGGGCTATCCGCTGAGCTACATGGCGGGCAAGCATCTCCTGCTCGAACTCAAGAATTCGCTGCAGCAGCGATTCGGCACCGACTGCACCGACCGGGATTTCCACGACCTGGTCGTTCATGAAGGCAGCATTCCGTTGTTCCTGGCGCGGGAGTTCTATCCGCAGCTTCTCCAGGACAAGCTTGCGACGACGCAGCGAAACGCCTGACGATGACATTCAAACGACAACTGTATATCCCCGGGAAACGCGACTACATCAAGGGCCACAATCGCCCCGCCGTCGATTGCATTCTCTGCGCCATCATCGACGGCAACGAGCGGGTCGACCGGCTCATGATCTGGGAAGACGACCTGATCGCCGTTTCGGCGAACCTGTATCCCTACAACGCCGGCCACCTCCTTCTCTTCCCGAAGCGCCACATTTTCGATCCCCGTGAAATGACGGCCGCCGAGGTCACGCGCATGGCGGAAGTCCAGAGAATCTGCCTCGACGCCCTCGATCGCGTGTATGAGCCGGCTGGATATAATATCGGATCGAATATCGGCGAAGCGTCGGGGGCCAGCATCGAGCATCTTCACCAGCATATCGTGCCCAGATATCCGAAGGAACTCGGGTTCGTCGACATCTGCGCTGGCGCCAAAATCATCATCGAAGATCCCCACGTGACGATGGAAAAACTCCGGGCCGCCGTTTCCCCGCCGAAAAAATCGTCGGGCCGCCCCACCAGGAAAGCATAGCCACAGCAGGGCGCATCACGATGCGCCCCTACGCTCCAAGGCCTGTCCGTAGGGGCGGATCGCGATCCGCCCTCGTTCGCCCGGTGATGATGCCTGCCCCGACATCAAAATATCGCAACGTTTTGCATGGGACGCAAGTGTGGTATACTCGGTTCCGTTTTCATCTTCTTAGAAGATCAATTCAGTGTGTCAGGAGAGAATAATGAAGAGGCTTTTCAACCGGATGATGCTTGTGATCGCGGCCGCCGCCCTCTGCCCGATGGCCGGCTTTGCCGCCGTCGAAGACGAACTCAAATATCTCGGTTACTCCAGCGAGCTCACCGACATGGCCAATGACGCCTACTCGAAGTCGCACAAGGAAGCCCCGAAGGCCCCCGAAACCCCTCTCAAGGCACCGTCCGTCATGGATGAAGCCGATGCGGTGAAGGAGCAACTCGCCGAACTCGGCCGCTCGCGTTCTCTCACGCCCGAGACCCCCGTCACCTCCGCCGAGTCGAAGACGAGGCTCGACGCCTTCTGGAAGAAGATGAGCCCCGAAGCCGCCAGCCCCGTCGTCGCCATGCCGGAAGACCTTCGCGCGCAGCTCCGGGAAGCCCTGACCCAGACGCTCAATACCGCCGGCTATGAAATCAACCAGCTCGACCTGATCGACGCCCCTTCGAATCTCGGCAATCCGCAGGTTCGCGCCGTCATTCGCGTCGTCAAGCCCCTTCAGACCAAGGATTCCTATCGCGAGATCCAGAACAACCTCGCCCAGATCAAGGACGCCTGCCTTCAGGCCGGAACGATCGACGGCATCCTGTATCTCAGCGAACTGACCACCTTCATCGCCGTCAACCCGAAGAACAAGTATTACTACGAAAAGACCGTTCTGAATCCCTGATGCCGAGACAGAACACCCCATCCCGCCTGACAGGAAGGTAATGGCCGCTCCGTTCTCACACGCCATGTCCGCCCGTCTCACGACGAGGCTTCTCGCATACGCCATGATCAGCACCCTGGTCGTGGCGTTTGCCGCTCTCGGCATTTTCATCGCGTCGTATTGGTCGCCGGAGTATGCCCTCGGCGGTCTCCTGCTGGGCTCCTCGCTCGGCGCCTTCATCGCCGTTCACGAGTCGACGCTGATCGGCTGCCTCTGCGGCATGCTGATCGGAATGGTCGCGGCGCCGTTCGTCTACGCGATCCTCGATTTCGAGACGTCCTACATGGTCGTGTTCGTTTTTTCGCTTCTCGGAGCGGTCCTCGGGGAGCCCTTCGCCTTTTTCTGGCGCGAGGGAGATGAGGACGGGCAGCCCGGAGACACGCCGTGAGCGTCGTCCGGCTGGTCATGCTCGACGGTGATGAAGCCGTCTCCGGGCTCGTCCCCTCCCCGGCGATCGATTCAATATTGTCAGCTATAGCAAGAGGCGCTACCAACATCGCCACCTTCTGGCCGCTCGTCGCGGAGATCGACTCCGGCCTTCGCGAACATTTCGAGTCGAATCTCGATCCCTCGCCTCTCCTCGAGGGAACCGGAGACGGCCTGCTGGTCATCAGCTGGGAGCACAACTGCATCGAGTCGTTCCAGGAATACCAGCCCGTTCGCGCCGAGGGAACGGCCCGTCGGCACAACGGTCTCCACGCCGTCGATGCCGAGACCGAACAGCGGTACGCCATCGGCCCGCAGTGGCACATCATAGATCATCATTTCGAAGAAAGCAGGCATTGAGCCATGGCCTACTGTCACGGCTGCGGCGCGGTCAACACGGATGATGCCGTTACGTGCATCGCCTGCGACCGCCCCCTTGCAGCCATCTGCCCCCAGTGTTCCTCCCGAAACGACCCGAGCGCCTCGTTCTGCGCATCCTGCGGGCGCATTCTGAACCTCAACGCGCCCGCGGAGAGCCCCGCCGCGCCTGTGTCGACGCCGTTTTCCACCGGAAGCGCAACCGACACCGCGGACCGGCCCGGCATCGTTCCGGGAGCGAAGGCGATGCCGCAGGGGAAAGCCACGGCCGATCTCCCGCCGCGCGGCCCCTTCCTGAAAGCAGTTCTGGGCGGGTTCGCCTTCGCCTTCCTGTATCTGAGCCAGGCATTGAGCGGATACCCTCTCGCCGGCATCCTCGCCGGGCTCGCAAGCGGGATGATCACGCTCTGGGGGGCCGTCGAGCTTTCTCTCTGGGCCCTCGAACGCCACGAACCGCGCCGCGCCGAAATTGCCTCGCCGGAAGAACAGCTGATGGCGGAGGACCTGCCGGCCCCGCTCGCACCCGAGATCGAGCCGGTGGGCGGTTCCTTCGAGGACGTCGACCGGGAAGCCCTGTCGCCGGTTCAGCCGGTCGCGAAAATCGCCCAGCCGGCAGGAATGGTTTCGTCGATGGTCGCCGACATGACACCCTCTGACGACGAGACGACCGGCAGGTCGCGCCCGCATGCGACGACCACGGCGCCTGCCGCCGATCCGGGGCAGATCTCAGGACACGCCGAGATGTCCTCGGCGCGGGCAGACGAGGAGCTGGTGCTTTCGGGCGATGACGCCGAGCTTACGAAGCGCGAAAAGACCTCCCAGACGCTCGCCGAGTTCCTCGACGACGGTATCGGCCAGGAAATCGCGCTCGTCATGAAGAAAATAGCCAAGAATCCGGAAAGTTATCCTCTCAGACTGCGCCTCGCGCAGCTCCAGGAAGAGCGCGGCGAACTCACCAACGCCGTCGAAACCATGGAAACCTGCCTGAAAAGCAATCCCCAGGCGCCGGAAGTCTTCCTGTATCACGGGGCTCTCCTCCGCAGATCCGGACAGCCGGACAAAGCCCGCGAA encodes:
- a CDS encoding glycosyltransferase; its protein translation is MNGPRKRPIRVLRLLSRMNVGGPSIQVINLTQLLDRRGFESRLIVGSPPEIEGSMIPLAEKAGIKPVVIPSLARELHPLKDAAAFASIVAEIRSFRPDIVETHTAKVGVLGRIAALACRVPLTVHTFHGTVFEGYFSPAGSRAVILAERMLARFTDLLIALTPGQRSEILAHLPGVKACKIRVVPLGLDLSRFLGMPRKTGAWRREIGVPESARLLGVVARLVPIKNHLGLLEAFHMLASEDPSLHLAIVGGGELEPAIARRIHELRLEGRVHMAGIVHAVERVYADLDLLVLPSRNEGAPLVLMEALATGCPLAVTAVGGVPELVSGIDGARLLDTEPDALVTGLRSVLGALEPMRSSAEAHRASIPARVSNEQFGKTMDELYRSLLARKMSGSW
- a CDS encoding HIT domain-containing protein produces the protein MTFKRQLYIPGKRDYIKGHNRPAVDCILCAIIDGNERVDRLMIWEDDLIAVSANLYPYNAGHLLLFPKRHIFDPREMTAAEVTRMAEVQRICLDALDRVYEPAGYNIGSNIGEASGASIEHLHQHIVPRYPKELGFVDICAGAKIIIEDPHVTMEKLRAAVSPPKKSSGRPTRKA
- a CDS encoding HD domain-containing protein, with protein sequence MTGMIVNFVRRLLYRCGQFGSVMWPVVDPADLASAREILPPDWRGRFDALGDSEKAHVLRLVRAIRADGSLSEQDRNDLLLLAMTHDLGKAVTRPRIWERVLRTVFSLPNEAHPIQSARILRELGAPRPLVRRARHHHHAPGADRLLALFQKFDDAL
- a CDS encoding SDR family oxidoreductase encodes the protein MRTALVTGGAGFIGSHIVSCLLDRGIAVRVLDDLSSGKRENLAPWLDRIEFIEGSICSDADCRKAVDGVDTVFHQAAIASVPRSVAEPERTHDVNVNGSLKLLVAARDAGVRRVVFASSSAIYGDDPEQPKRETMKPCPISPYGLHKLTVEYYLRLFHRLYGLETVALRYFNVFGPRQDPKSEYAAVIPKFITRMLQGLAPTVFGDGKQTRDFIYVGEIARANILAADAADAPGRIVNVAAGGRIDLLQLIATLNEVLGTAMMPIMAPPQPGDVRDSSADISIANGVLGFAPQISFAEGLRRTVEWYREHLRE
- a CDS encoding DUF885 domain-containing protein, yielding MHRKPVYRHPGFRKVAEHYYAELLRRNPIAATTLGEHEYDGLLPETGAEAVDREIAGLREMRDAFQSLPERELSLDERLDRELALHMAGIQLFMLEDVRRWRLGSDLAMMIGDSLFMLFVRDFAPLNVRVESMISRLRAVPAYLMSGRSLFQHVPPLWGRIFIESAERLPDLLATIEGGLAGHLPPPVMQSFVHAANEARRAIAEHAHWLKHAILPDAAGDWAMEKGPFQALLGARRLGMNAGELLDLGEHCLQQAKQHIDLHARAITGSQHGTAAGRREAALKQVRAHAPTSFEAALAAYRDAVARSRAWVEMTGFATMPEGERLEIVETPSYMAHLIPFAAYMPPERTARPQKGIYLVTRHTGTQAGHNYADIANTSIHEGYPGHHMQLSGQNLHPGLWRGLADSIELMEGWAHYCEEAVLASGLEATSANRLVQSRDAAWRSARILIDINLHQKTWTYDQGLTFLMEHAAMDQASAEAEMRRYTQTPGYPLSYMAGKHLLLELKNSLQQRFGTDCTDRDFHDLVVHEGSIPLFLAREFYPQLLQDKLATTQRNA
- a CDS encoding replication-associated recombination protein A, whose protein sequence is MPDLFDTASPPVGSTPFQPLADRVRPENLDQIRGQEHLLNPGKPIRMLLEAGKCPSMIFWGPPGCGKTTLARVIASLVDAEFIPLSAVTCGLKELREAFENARIQRTRYGRRTVLFIDEIHRFNKAQQDALLPHVESGATILIGATTENPSFEVVSALLSRCQVLTLQSLPSADLRTLLNSALERDEHLMRPPKPTVEGSAIERIAEMSAGDARIALNVLETCCEVARQEMALAPHVDDRLVADVFQNKALRYDKGGEEHYNLISALHKSMRGSDPDASLYWLYRMLDGGEDARFILRRMIRFASEDVGMADPFALTLAMSAAQAFDYIGPPEGHLTLAHLAVYLAAAPKSNALYMAEKRVRDEIHSGREPGVPLHIRNAPTRLMKELNYGKEYRYPHDYPGGFLHEEYFPDEVKDRCYYEPKPIGREKSTADRLRQLWPERYGKPGPTVSPKKGAPEEE